The stretch of DNA TTTGCCCGCCTCCGCTACAAGTTGAAGAATAACAGCCGCTTGATACGCTCCGCCGAAACCGTTATCGATATTTACCACCGAAACCCCCGATGCGCATGAAGTTAGCATCGCCATCATCGTGGTCAATCCCTGCAAATTGGCGCCATAGCCGACCGATGTCGGGACGGCAATGACCGGCCTCCGGACAAGCCCTCCCACTACGCTCGCCAACGCTCCTTCCATGCCCGCAACCACAATAACCACCGATGCCTCTTGAAGCCTGTCCAACTGGGCCAATAGACGATGGATTCCCGCAACGCCTACGTCATAAATACGGTCTACCTCACAGCCCATCCATTCGGCAGTTCCCGCCGCCTCTTCCGCTACCGGAATATCGGATGTCCCGCCGGTGAGGATGGCCACCTTGCCCGGAAGCTTTTTCGGGCTC from Bacilli bacterium encodes:
- the larB gene encoding nickel pincer cofactor biosynthesis protein LarB, producing FGLGKTTDQVEIIFTRLVKTHGRALVTRATREMAERIAKMYSAVEYDATSRLIRYGKSPKKLPGKVAILTGGTSDIPVAEEAAGTAEWMGCEVDRIYDVGVAGIHRLLAQLDRLQEASVVIVVAGMEGALASVVGGLVRRPVIAVPTSVGYGANLQGLTTMMAMLTSCASGVSVVNIDNGFGGAYQAAVILQLVAEAGKR